Proteins from a genomic interval of Flammeovirgaceae bacterium SG7u.111:
- a CDS encoding SusC/RagA family TonB-linked outer membrane protein encodes MMIKRLLLLMTLSVIWLSASAQEKTISGTVIAETDQSPLPGVNVLVKGTSIGTITDIDGKFTLAVPGTASTLVFSYIGFESQEVELGSTTSFSISLKDDAKELTEVVVTALGIERDERSLGYAVTEVGGEDLSTARESNIVNSLSGRVAGVQVTGTPTFGGSANIRIRGVNSVTQGNGPLFVIDGTPIDNSNRNSSSTQSGAGGYDYGNAASDINPDDIESMSVLKGASAAALYGSRAANGVILITTKSGKSRKGIGVSFNGGVTFNQVYNLPDYQNEYGGGYKQEFDLYEGEPVVNYAADESWGPRMDGQMVRQWYSWYEDDPNYGKQTPFVAHPDNIKDFYETGVTQNYNISLDGGNEKSSFRMSYTYLDQTGTIPNSSQKRNNVTFRGDTKLTDKLSAGISATYVRTDTYGRPSTGYGAGAGNVVTSFNQWFQRQIDMDQLKNYKTADGIDRTWNIKSPTDLDPLYWENPYWVLNESPQQDYRERVYGNAYLGYEIIPNLTVKGIFRTDFYTDRREERVAPNSIPLEMYSESVRNVTENNFEFLAQYSKDITPDFSLSAMFGANHRNQIYYNNSANTEGGLSVPGFYNIEASIDRPSITDYRSEKVVNSIYGSANFGWRDLVYVDFTARNDWSSTLPIDKNSYFYPSVSTSFVFSELLPSNNILSFGKARVSWARVGNDTDAYNLYNVYGTGNNYGSNPAFYLPNTLNNDQLKPEQTDSWEAGLDLRFFNSRVNLDATYYSSVSTDQILQLDVSNTSGYGAAWVNAGEMTNKGVELMLNVVPIETASGFRWDVTFNYAKNVNQVVELVKDPETGEDILTNYVIGSWGPSINATVGESYGVWKAEDFVYHENGMPIVDDEGYFEYEPNQQFDSYLPDWRGGMLNSFSYKGIQLSALIDMQKGGTVYSVSNRYGDYSGMFTSTVGNNDKGNPQRDPVDEGGGVRANGVFADGTPNTEYLSAQAYWKWNRNIRGGNYIYDASFVKLREIKIGYSLPSSLTSKTPFKGVTVSFVGRNLAILSKNAPNIDPESAYGSGNIQGFENGQHPTSRSMGFNLNFKL; translated from the coding sequence ATGATGATCAAACGATTACTATTGTTGATGACACTTAGTGTCATTTGGCTGAGCGCTTCTGCACAAGAAAAGACCATTTCCGGAACGGTCATAGCAGAAACCGATCAATCTCCACTCCCGGGTGTTAACGTTTTAGTAAAGGGTACTTCAATTGGTACTATCACCGACATTGATGGTAAGTTTACCCTTGCAGTTCCTGGTACAGCATCTACGCTGGTTTTCTCTTATATTGGTTTTGAATCTCAAGAGGTTGAGTTGGGCTCTACTACATCTTTCAGCATTTCTTTGAAGGATGATGCTAAAGAGCTTACTGAAGTTGTTGTTACAGCTCTTGGTATTGAGAGAGACGAACGTTCTTTGGGTTACGCTGTTACAGAGGTAGGTGGCGAAGATTTGTCAACTGCTCGTGAATCGAACATTGTAAACTCTCTTTCTGGTAGAGTTGCTGGTGTTCAAGTAACAGGAACTCCTACTTTTGGTGGTTCTGCTAATATCAGGATCAGGGGTGTAAATTCTGTTACTCAAGGTAACGGTCCTCTTTTTGTTATCGATGGTACGCCAATCGACAACTCAAACAGAAACAGCTCAAGTACCCAAAGTGGTGCTGGTGGCTACGACTATGGTAACGCTGCGTCAGATATCAACCCAGATGACATCGAATCTATGTCTGTATTAAAGGGTGCGAGTGCAGCTGCTCTTTACGGTTCTCGTGCTGCTAATGGTGTGATTCTGATCACTACTAAAAGTGGTAAAAGTAGAAAAGGTATTGGAGTAAGTTTTAACGGAGGTGTTACTTTCAATCAAGTGTACAACTTGCCTGATTACCAAAATGAATATGGTGGAGGTTACAAGCAAGAATTTGACCTTTACGAAGGTGAGCCAGTAGTTAACTATGCGGCTGATGAAAGCTGGGGACCAAGAATGGATGGTCAAATGGTTCGCCAGTGGTATAGCTGGTATGAAGATGATCCTAACTATGGAAAACAAACTCCATTTGTAGCGCATCCTGATAACATTAAAGATTTCTACGAAACTGGCGTTACTCAAAACTACAACATCTCACTAGATGGAGGTAATGAAAAGAGTTCGTTCCGTATGTCTTATACTTACTTGGATCAAACAGGTACTATTCCAAACTCTTCTCAGAAAAGAAACAATGTTACATTTAGGGGAGATACTAAATTGACAGATAAATTGTCAGCAGGTATTTCTGCTACTTATGTACGTACCGATACATATGGTCGCCCAAGTACTGGTTATGGTGCTGGTGCTGGTAATGTAGTTACTAGCTTCAACCAATGGTTCCAACGTCAGATAGATATGGATCAACTTAAGAACTACAAAACTGCTGATGGTATTGACCGTACTTGGAACATCAAGTCTCCAACTGATTTGGATCCATTGTATTGGGAAAACCCTTATTGGGTATTGAATGAAAGTCCACAGCAAGATTACAGGGAAAGAGTATACGGTAATGCATATCTTGGATATGAAATCATCCCTAATCTTACTGTAAAAGGTATCTTCCGTACTGATTTCTACACTGACCGTAGAGAGGAAAGGGTTGCTCCAAATTCTATCCCATTGGAAATGTACTCTGAAAGTGTACGTAACGTAACAGAGAACAATTTTGAATTTTTGGCTCAGTATAGCAAAGATATCACTCCTGACTTCTCTCTTTCAGCTATGTTTGGTGCAAACCATAGAAATCAGATCTACTATAATAACTCAGCTAATACAGAAGGTGGGTTGAGTGTTCCAGGTTTCTATAACATAGAAGCTTCTATAGATAGACCATCTATCACTGACTACAGAAGTGAAAAAGTGGTTAACAGTATCTATGGTAGTGCAAACTTTGGATGGAGAGACCTTGTGTATGTAGATTTTACAGCTAGAAATGACTGGTCATCTACACTGCCTATCGATAAAAACTCTTATTTCTACCCATCTGTTAGTACTAGTTTCGTATTCTCAGAGCTTTTGCCATCTAACAATATTTTATCTTTCGGTAAAGCAAGAGTTTCATGGGCTAGGGTAGGTAATGATACAGATGCATATAACCTGTACAACGTTTATGGAACAGGTAATAACTACGGTAGTAATCCTGCTTTCTACTTACCAAACACGTTGAACAACGATCAATTGAAACCTGAGCAGACTGACTCATGGGAAGCTGGCTTGGACTTGCGCTTCTTTAACTCTAGGGTTAATCTTGATGCGACTTATTATAGCTCAGTATCGACTGATCAAATTCTCCAACTTGATGTGTCTAACACAAGTGGATACGGTGCTGCATGGGTTAATGCTGGTGAAATGACCAACAAAGGTGTGGAATTGATGTTGAACGTAGTGCCAATAGAAACTGCTAGTGGTTTCAGATGGGATGTTACATTCAACTATGCTAAAAACGTCAACCAAGTAGTTGAATTGGTAAAAGATCCTGAAACTGGTGAGGATATCTTGACAAACTACGTGATTGGCTCTTGGGGACCTTCAATCAATGCAACTGTAGGCGAGAGCTATGGTGTATGGAAGGCTGAGGACTTTGTATACCACGAAAATGGTATGCCAATAGTTGATGATGAAGGGTACTTTGAGTACGAGCCGAACCAACAATTTGATAGCTACTTGCCCGATTGGAGAGGTGGTATGTTGAATAGCTTCAGCTACAAAGGAATTCAATTAAGTGCATTGATAGATATGCAAAAAGGTGGAACCGTATATTCTGTATCTAACCGTTATGGGGATTACTCTGGAATGTTCACTTCTACTGTAGGAAACAATGATAAAGGAAACCCACAAAGGGATCCAGTTGATGAAGGTGGTGGAGTTCGTGCAAATGGTGTATTTGCAGATGGTACTCCTAACACTGAGTATTTATCGGCTCAGGCATACTGGAAATGGAACAGGAATATTAGAGGTGGTAACTATATCTATGATGCTAGTTTTGTGAAATTGAGAGAAATCAAAATAGGTTACTCTTTGCCTAGCTCTTTGACTAGCAAAACTCCATTTAAAGGTGTGACCGTATCTTTTGTAGGAAGAAACTTGGCTATCTTAAGCAAGAATGCTCCTAACATCGATCCAGAGTCTGCATATGGTTCAGGTAACATCCAAGGATTTGAGAATGGGCAACACCCAACTTCTCGTTCTATGGGCTTTAACTTGAACTTCAAGCTTTAA
- a CDS encoding SusD/RagB family nutrient-binding outer membrane lipoprotein, with protein MRKNILKPILSALLIVSVLGACTSEFEEMNIDPNSASSVPTAYLMTQAQRSAIDEIDGSLSPFMAALYCQHWSQTQYTSTSRYETEIRSFNSFYYSSLADFEEIIRLNTDEATKLEMQSSGPNHNQIAVARIMKAYEFQNITDTWGDVPYSEALQGRGDFTPAYDTQKDIYTDLVKEVKEAVAQIEVGEPIAGDIIFEGDMAMWKKFGNALLMRMGLRMSEVDAAAAKAAIEAGMAGAISSNDDNALFPYLADANNWNPIYDHFVERTDYAISDIMVDVMKGLSDPRLDVYADPNDAGEIVGMPYGVSDDIAGSITNASISFPGAAVRGAESKGLIMTYAEVLFIKAEAAARGMIAGDPKALYEEAIAASFDQWGVDMPAGYLTQADVAYDAANPVESIINQKWIALYMQGMEGWSDFRRTGYPELSPAPAAAAGRSIPNRRAYTNDEYSLNEENVVAAVARQGADDMATKMWWQK; from the coding sequence ATGAGAAAAAATATATTAAAACCCATTCTCTCAGCTTTACTAATAGTATCTGTCCTAGGGGCTTGTACTAGCGAGTTTGAGGAGATGAATATTGATCCAAACAGTGCGTCTTCAGTACCTACAGCTTACTTAATGACACAAGCTCAGAGGTCTGCAATAGATGAAATTGATGGTAGCTTGAGTCCATTTATGGCTGCACTTTATTGCCAGCACTGGTCACAAACGCAGTACACAAGTACTAGTCGTTATGAAACGGAAATTAGAAGCTTCAATTCTTTCTACTATAGCTCTCTAGCTGATTTTGAAGAGATCATCCGTTTGAATACTGATGAAGCAACAAAATTAGAAATGCAATCATCTGGACCAAACCACAACCAAATTGCTGTGGCAAGGATCATGAAAGCATATGAGTTCCAAAATATCACCGATACTTGGGGTGATGTTCCTTATTCTGAGGCATTGCAAGGTCGTGGCGATTTTACTCCAGCTTATGATACTCAAAAGGATATCTATACAGACCTAGTGAAAGAAGTGAAAGAAGCGGTAGCTCAAATTGAAGTAGGTGAACCAATAGCAGGCGATATCATCTTTGAAGGTGATATGGCTATGTGGAAGAAGTTTGGAAATGCCTTGTTGATGAGAATGGGTCTTAGAATGTCTGAAGTAGATGCAGCAGCAGCAAAAGCTGCTATTGAAGCTGGTATGGCAGGAGCTATTTCTAGTAACGATGACAATGCTTTATTCCCATACTTGGCAGATGCTAATAACTGGAACCCTATCTACGATCACTTCGTTGAGCGTACTGACTATGCTATCAGTGACATAATGGTGGATGTGATGAAAGGGTTAAGTGATCCTAGGTTGGATGTGTATGCAGACCCAAATGATGCTGGAGAAATCGTTGGTATGCCATATGGTGTAAGTGATGATATTGCAGGTTCTATTACAAACGCATCAATTTCATTCCCTGGTGCAGCTGTGCGTGGCGCTGAGTCTAAAGGCTTGATCATGACATATGCTGAAGTATTGTTCATCAAAGCTGAGGCTGCTGCAAGAGGTATGATAGCTGGAGATCCTAAGGCCCTATATGAAGAAGCAATTGCTGCTTCTTTCGACCAATGGGGTGTAGACATGCCTGCAGGTTACCTTACTCAAGCGGATGTTGCTTATGATGCAGCTAACCCTGTTGAGTCTATAATCAACCAAAAGTGGATTGCTTTGTATATGCAAGGTATGGAAGGATGGTCTGATTTCAGAAGAACTGGCTACCCTGAATTATCTCCTGCTCCTGCTGCTGCTGCTGGCAGATCTATTCCTAACAGAAGAGCTTATACTAACGACGAGTATAGCTTGAACGAAGAGAATGTAGTAGCAGCTGTTGCAAGACAAGGTGCTGACGATATGGCTACCAAAATGTGGTGGCAAAAATAA
- a CDS encoding T9SS type A sorting domain-containing protein, with amino-acid sequence MNSTAVNSVKALFIAITILMTSFTMANPIKGKDGEKIKATSKFAYSIYPILNSNKIRVAYEKYGKGKVSVKIFDNKMNLLYNDIQKDLNYMKRNYDMSALGNGEYIVKIVAADYTTVHRLNVGKKEAMPFSGYLSPELTNNKLRIAYQHASKPVYVSVTNKDGKSIYSKTMKEQNFSSVFNLSTLKSGTYTVTMSSDGQTTTQEYTLK; translated from the coding sequence ATGAACTCAACTGCTGTTAATTCTGTAAAAGCCTTATTTATCGCCATTACCATCTTGATGACCTCTTTCACAATGGCTAATCCTATAAAAGGAAAAGATGGTGAAAAAATAAAAGCCACTTCTAAATTTGCTTATAGCATATATCCAATTTTGAACTCAAATAAAATAAGAGTTGCCTACGAAAAATATGGCAAGGGAAAGGTTTCTGTGAAAATATTTGACAACAAGATGAACCTCCTTTATAATGATATTCAAAAAGATTTGAACTACATGAAAAGAAATTACGATATGAGTGCTTTGGGCAATGGAGAGTATATCGTAAAAATTGTAGCTGCTGATTATACTACAGTCCACAGGCTGAATGTAGGCAAAAAAGAAGCGATGCCTTTTTCAGGCTACTTGTCTCCAGAACTTACCAACAACAAGTTAAGGATTGCTTACCAGCATGCATCAAAACCTGTATATGTTTCTGTTACAAACAAGGATGGAAAAAGCATCTATAGCAAGACAATGAAAGAACAAAACTTTAGCAGTGTATTCAACCTTTCTACGCTTAAGTCTGGTACTTATACAGTGACTATGAGCAGCGATGGACAAACCACCACACAAGAATACACTTTGAAATAA
- a CDS encoding ParA family protein, giving the protein MSARIITFATQKGGAGKSTLLMLTAAAFHNRTNKKVLVIDCDPQKSVKDMYQHDESEFSYDVIAYNWKKPRPEVNFQKTLAIAEKKYDLIFIDAPGKVEGKEVYFSILISDIVMVPVVGSILDLKATVNFLKTLPTIREIKENEGFVLNVFGIVNKKDNTVEYHDLEQLNGIGGLQLFDSYISNLARYKRGISTVNDITNQYDENDEFNQYYEEFKRKCLV; this is encoded by the coding sequence ATGAGTGCTAGAATTATCACATTTGCGACACAAAAAGGAGGGGCTGGGAAAAGTACATTGTTAATGCTTACTGCTGCTGCTTTTCATAACAGAACCAATAAGAAGGTTTTGGTAATTGACTGCGATCCGCAGAAGTCGGTAAAGGATATGTACCAACACGATGAGAGTGAATTTTCTTATGATGTGATCGCTTACAACTGGAAAAAACCTCGTCCAGAGGTCAATTTTCAAAAAACATTGGCCATAGCCGAAAAAAAATATGACCTTATCTTCATTGATGCTCCGGGTAAAGTAGAGGGCAAGGAGGTTTATTTCAGTATTTTGATTTCCGATATAGTTATGGTGCCTGTGGTGGGGAGTATTTTGGACTTGAAGGCTACGGTCAACTTCCTGAAAACTTTGCCAACTATCCGAGAGATAAAGGAAAATGAAGGATTTGTACTAAATGTGTTCGGAATAGTAAACAAAAAGGACAATACAGTAGAGTACCATGACTTAGAGCAACTGAATGGAATAGGGGGGCTACAGCTTTTCGATTCATATATTTCCAACTTGGCTAGGTACAAAAGAGGTATTTCCACTGTGAACGACATCACAAACCAATATGATGAGAATGATGAGTTCAACCAGTATTATGAGGAGTTTAAGCGCAAGTGCTTGGTATAG
- a CDS encoding FAD-dependent oxidoreductase, which produces MLRESFQQKRELKARDIKGDLVVIGGGMSGICCAITAARAGIRVVLIHDRPVLGGNASSEVRLWVQGATTHMSNNNRWAREGGVINEILVENHFRNSDGNSIIFDTILLEKVLAETNITLLLNTSVYELKKDGEDKIKSLKAFCGQNATFYKIDASFYCDSSGDGIVAYLSGASFRMGAEPKEEFDEDFAPDASFGELPGHSIYFYTRKTSKPTTFVAPAFANKNIDKIPRFKSFDINEKGFKLWWIEYGGRLDAVQDTETIKWELWKIVFGVWDYIKNSGKYPEAECLTLDWVGSISGKMESRRFEGLYMLNQHDIINQTNFPDAVSYGGWPIDLHPSDGIYSNSPKYCQWHSAGLYQIPYRSLVSKDIKNLFLAGRIISATHVASSSIRVMGTCSQNAQVVGMAAALCKKNNAMPHDFVGGPNLKRLQKELVKTGQYIPGLQLGDTLDLCANCDITASSSLALAELPADGPWLKLDRSVIQMIPFDKGSSPSFTVTVKAAKKCELEVQLRQSEKALNFTPEITLEVQSVELEAGETEVSVNFMTTLTKTGYIYICFAKNEDVEVRCSNQRVTGLLTLFGQEKNETQGGLIKSDRIGDFEFWSPKRRPAGQNLAFEIKPALKVFAAGEMRNGITRPAIMPNAWVADLKDKQPELHLKWEEPQTIRKIRMAFDTDFDHPMESVLVSHPANISPFVIRNYQILNDREEIIYEKKGNYQTRNILNFMDSPLVTKEITIRFEHPSENIPAAVFEIRCYEN; this is translated from the coding sequence ATGCTAAGGGAGAGTTTCCAACAAAAGAGAGAGTTAAAGGCCAGAGATATAAAGGGCGACCTAGTGGTTATAGGAGGCGGTATGTCCGGTATTTGCTGTGCAATTACGGCAGCTCGCGCTGGCATTAGGGTAGTACTTATCCACGATAGGCCTGTGCTAGGAGGCAATGCCTCTAGCGAGGTGAGGCTTTGGGTACAAGGAGCTACCACCCATATGAGCAATAACAATAGGTGGGCAAGAGAAGGTGGGGTGATCAATGAAATTTTGGTCGAGAATCATTTCAGAAACTCAGATGGGAATAGCATTATCTTCGATACTATTTTGCTTGAAAAAGTACTGGCTGAGACCAATATTACCCTGCTGCTTAATACTTCGGTATATGAATTGAAAAAAGATGGGGAGGATAAGATTAAGTCTTTAAAAGCTTTTTGTGGGCAGAATGCCACTTTTTATAAGATCGATGCTTCTTTTTATTGCGATTCGTCAGGCGATGGAATAGTTGCCTACCTTTCTGGGGCATCTTTTAGGATGGGCGCCGAGCCAAAAGAAGAGTTTGATGAAGATTTTGCTCCAGATGCTTCGTTTGGTGAGCTTCCAGGACACAGTATATATTTCTATACTAGAAAAACATCAAAGCCGACCACTTTTGTTGCCCCAGCTTTTGCAAATAAAAATATAGATAAAATACCTCGTTTTAAGAGTTTTGACATCAATGAGAAGGGTTTCAAGCTTTGGTGGATAGAATACGGGGGAAGGCTCGATGCCGTTCAAGATACCGAAACCATTAAGTGGGAACTTTGGAAGATCGTGTTTGGGGTTTGGGATTATATCAAAAATTCGGGAAAATATCCTGAAGCAGAATGCCTTACGCTCGACTGGGTAGGGTCTATTTCTGGAAAAATGGAAAGTCGTAGGTTTGAAGGTTTGTATATGCTTAACCAGCATGATATCATCAACCAAACTAATTTTCCCGATGCTGTTTCTTATGGGGGATGGCCGATAGACCTGCACCCATCAGATGGGATTTACAGTAATTCTCCCAAATATTGTCAGTGGCATTCTGCTGGTCTATATCAAATCCCTTACCGTAGTTTGGTGAGCAAAGACATTAAAAACTTGTTTTTGGCAGGACGTATCATAAGTGCAACGCATGTAGCATCTAGCTCGATAAGAGTGATGGGAACTTGCTCGCAAAATGCCCAAGTAGTAGGAATGGCCGCTGCACTTTGCAAGAAAAACAATGCGATGCCGCATGATTTTGTAGGAGGGCCTAACTTGAAGCGTTTACAAAAAGAACTTGTAAAAACAGGTCAATACATTCCCGGACTTCAGTTGGGCGACACGCTCGATTTATGTGCTAATTGTGATATTACAGCATCTAGCAGTTTAGCGTTGGCAGAGCTTCCTGCCGATGGCCCTTGGCTCAAGCTCGATCGTTCAGTCATTCAAATGATTCCTTTTGATAAAGGCAGTTCGCCAAGTTTTACGGTAACTGTAAAGGCTGCGAAAAAATGTGAATTAGAAGTACAGCTACGCCAGAGTGAAAAAGCATTGAACTTCACACCTGAAATCACGCTAGAAGTACAGTCGGTTGAGTTGGAAGCTGGTGAGACTGAGGTCAGTGTCAATTTTATGACTACCCTCACAAAAACAGGCTACATTTATATTTGCTTTGCCAAAAATGAGGACGTAGAGGTCAGGTGCTCTAATCAAAGAGTTACAGGTTTGCTCACACTTTTTGGTCAGGAAAAAAATGAAACGCAAGGTGGGCTGATCAAGAGTGATAGAATAGGGGACTTTGAGTTTTGGAGTCCAAAAAGGAGACCAGCAGGGCAAAATTTAGCTTTTGAAATAAAACCTGCTTTGAAAGTTTTTGCGGCAGGAGAAATGAGAAACGGAATAACGCGCCCCGCAATTATGCCTAATGCATGGGTTGCCGACCTAAAAGACAAACAGCCAGAGCTACACCTCAAGTGGGAAGAACCACAAACTATCCGGAAGATTAGGATGGCTTTCGACACGGATTTCGACCACCCAATGGAGTCGGTTTTGGTAAGTCACCCAGCCAATATCTCTCCTTTTGTGATTAGGAATTACCAAATTCTGAACGATAGGGAAGAGATTATTTATGAGAAAAAAGGAAATTACCAGACAAGGAATATCCTGAATTTTATGGATAGCCCACTGGTTACAAAAGAAATAACAATACGTTTTGAGCATCCATCGGAAAATATACCTGCCGCTGTTTTTGAGATCAGGTGTTATGAAAACTAG
- a CDS encoding glycosyltransferase family 2 protein, with amino-acid sequence MISIVIPIYNEEEVLHQLYERVTAASPSWKEDYELLLVNDGSVDASLEIMQGLVKKDSRVKVIQLSRNFGHQAAISAGIKSAAGDVVVIMDGDLQDPPEELHRFLDKWREGYDVVYAIRTKRKENIFKKTAYFFFYRLLGFISEIPIPLDSGDFCVMDKKVVKALNNELPENIRFVRGLRAYAGFKQIGVVYERNKRAAGEAKYTFKQLMKLALDGIFGFSTFPLRVATYLGFIIAIPSFLIGVFFVVHRLIGFKILGYSPSDTPGLATLAVGMFCLSGVMLIILGILGEYVGRIYIEVKKRPFYIVEDIFTGKPPSKEKE; translated from the coding sequence ATGATTTCTATAGTAATACCTATTTATAATGAGGAAGAAGTCCTCCACCAGCTCTACGAACGAGTAACGGCAGCTAGCCCAAGTTGGAAGGAGGATTATGAGCTGTTATTGGTTAACGATGGCTCAGTAGATGCATCGTTGGAGATTATGCAGGGCTTGGTAAAAAAGGATAGCAGGGTGAAGGTGATCCAGCTTTCCCGAAACTTTGGTCACCAAGCGGCAATTTCTGCAGGAATTAAGTCTGCCGCAGGAGATGTAGTGGTGATTATGGATGGAGACCTCCAAGATCCTCCCGAAGAACTCCACCGGTTTTTGGACAAATGGCGTGAGGGCTACGATGTGGTATATGCCATTCGCACCAAGCGAAAAGAGAATATATTTAAGAAGACAGCCTACTTTTTCTTCTATCGTCTGCTAGGTTTCATTAGCGAAATTCCCATCCCACTCGATAGCGGGGACTTCTGTGTAATGGATAAAAAGGTGGTAAAAGCACTCAACAACGAACTTCCCGAGAATATCCGATTTGTTCGCGGTTTGAGGGCTTACGCTGGTTTCAAACAAATAGGAGTCGTTTACGAACGCAACAAGCGAGCTGCCGGAGAGGCAAAATATACATTCAAACAGCTAATGAAACTTGCTCTGGATGGCATTTTTGGCTTTTCTACCTTCCCTCTCCGAGTCGCAACTTATCTAGGTTTTATCATTGCCATTCCTTCTTTTTTAATAGGTGTGTTCTTCGTGGTGCACAGGCTTATTGGCTTTAAAATATTAGGCTATTCCCCAAGTGATACGCCCGGTTTGGCAACGTTAGCCGTGGGCATGTTTTGCCTGAGCGGGGTAATGCTCATTATCTTGGGGATTTTGGGAGAGTATGTGGGAAGAATCTACATCGAAGTAAAAAAAAGACCTTTTTATATAGTAGAAGATATTTTCACAGGGAAACCTCCTTCTAAAGAAAAAGAATAG
- a CDS encoding OstA-like protein yields the protein MFRTHIQVVAFIGLMAMFFASSVLIAQDDKGKPKKGESDDTKVELIKAGSIFFKDGLRYVKPGAGAPRVVFKRDSTMLYCDLATQNPETEDMAAYGNVIIEENPQKRVTADTLFYTSTSGIAELRGNVVLVDSANTLKTQHLYYDMNSGNAYYLTGGNLVTDEMNLSSKKGYYRPNQEMIAFKTDVVMVDRDKGQRLETDSLRYFTVTKDAFFEGFTTITSPDGVLKASKGKYNTVTEKTTFEGNTTVDSKDYSLKGDLLKRDKLTDYNIVSGNVELYSKQEFATVYGDELRYQQEYSNSKVYGYPYMKRPFGTTDSLFLAADTLLTINDTINNIRQLHAYANVKIYSNEMQGICDSLVYDYNDSTLTLFQDPVIWNGFNQIKAEKIVAYIANQTIDSLFLEKNAFVIQQDTLKNYNQIKGREITAKVKGKDLDWLYVNGNSQTLYFSLQGDSLLMGMNKIECANMLMTFADSSQLLSISARKAPNAKFTPTHLMLEPETRLKGFRLRYKERPEKFWITDKKTRMEIEDEKKVKPKPKPKS from the coding sequence ATGTTCAGGACACACATACAAGTAGTAGCTTTTATCGGTCTTATGGCGATGTTTTTCGCCTCCTCTGTTTTAATTGCCCAAGACGATAAGGGCAAGCCAAAAAAGGGAGAGTCAGATGATACGAAAGTGGAGCTAATAAAGGCTGGCAGTATATTTTTCAAAGACGGATTAAGGTATGTAAAACCTGGCGCAGGTGCTCCTAGGGTTGTATTTAAGCGCGATTCCACCATGCTGTATTGTGACCTCGCTACGCAAAACCCCGAAACCGAAGATATGGCGGCGTATGGCAATGTAATCATCGAGGAAAATCCACAAAAGCGGGTAACTGCCGATACGTTGTTTTATACCTCTACCTCGGGCATAGCCGAACTACGAGGCAATGTGGTATTGGTAGATAGTGCCAACACCTTAAAAACCCAACACCTCTACTACGATATGAACTCGGGGAATGCCTACTACCTAACCGGGGGAAACTTGGTGACCGACGAGATGAACCTTAGTAGTAAAAAGGGATATTACCGACCTAACCAAGAAATGATCGCATTTAAAACCGATGTGGTGATGGTGGACAGGGACAAGGGGCAACGGCTAGAAACAGATTCTTTGCGGTATTTTACCGTAACCAAAGATGCTTTTTTTGAAGGGTTTACAACGATCACCTCGCCCGACGGCGTGCTGAAAGCTTCCAAAGGAAAATACAACACCGTAACCGAAAAGACCACTTTTGAGGGTAATACCACCGTAGATTCGAAAGATTATTCCCTAAAAGGTGACCTCTTGAAGCGAGATAAGCTAACGGACTATAACATTGTTTCGGGAAATGTGGAGCTGTATAGCAAGCAAGAATTTGCCACGGTTTATGGGGACGAGCTACGTTACCAACAAGAATACAGCAACTCCAAAGTATATGGTTATCCCTACATGAAGCGACCGTTTGGTACTACCGATTCCTTATTTCTTGCGGCTGATACGCTCTTAACAATCAATGATACTATCAATAATATCAGGCAATTGCATGCCTATGCCAATGTAAAAATTTACAGCAATGAAATGCAAGGCATCTGCGACTCGCTGGTATATGACTACAACGACTCTACCCTTACGCTGTTCCAAGACCCAGTAATATGGAATGGGTTTAACCAGATAAAAGCTGAAAAAATAGTTGCTTATATAGCTAACCAGACAATCGATTCACTTTTCCTTGAGAAAAATGCTTTTGTTATCCAGCAGGATACTTTAAAAAACTACAATCAGATAAAAGGAAGAGAGATTACAGCCAAGGTGAAAGGTAAAGATTTGGATTGGCTATATGTAAATGGAAATAGCCAAACGCTGTATTTTAGCTTGCAAGGAGACAGTTTATTGATGGGAATGAACAAAATAGAATGTGCCAATATGCTCATGACTTTTGCCGATTCCAGTCAACTGCTAAGCATTTCGGCACGAAAAGCCCCTAATGCTAAATTCACGCCAACGCACTTGATGCTAGAACCCGAAACTAGGCTCAAAGGGTTTAGACTAAGGTACAAAGAGCGCCCTGAGAAATTCTGGATAACAGATAAGAAAACAAGGATGGAAATAGAAGATGAGAAAAAAGTCAAACCAAAACCAAAGCCGAAAAGTTAG